GCGGTCTTCAGGCCCCCTCAAAACCCCGTAATCACCTTCCCATCCGCCCCCACCAGCGTCGACGGCGCTTCCCCGAACACCAGCCCATCCGGCTGAAACTTGATCGTCTTCCCGCCCTCCACGAACTCCGCGAAATTCCTTGGCGTCGCCGAGTGCACGCCGTTCGTCAGGAAGTCGTCGATCTCGTAGCAGGTGTCAGGCTTGCCGCCGGAGCCTTCGCCCAAAAACTTCTGGAAGTTCTGGCTCGTGATCTTCGCCTTCTTGCGCGCCGACCAGTTGGTATAGCGGCGGAAGAGCTTTGGCAGAATCACCGGGCCCTTGTCGGTCGCGAGCACGTCGGTCTCGTTTTTCTTGGGCTCGCGCAGGTCGAAGTCGAAGGCGGGAATGGTTTTGGCGAGGTGCTTCCAGACCGGCAGCTTCTTCGTGCGCGCGGTCTTGGTCAGTGCAAGGAAGGCCTTGATCTCGTCGTCGTTCATCGAAGAGTAGAACGTCGGATAGGCAAAGCCCTGCTCGACGAGCCAGCGGTTGATGTCGACCGTCTTGTTCGCAACCGTTACCTCGATATCGCCGACCATCCGCCCATAGGTGTCGAACACCTCGTTCGGCGCATCGACATGGGTGAACACCCGGCAGGCGAGCGTCGCCTCGCCGGTGCTGGCGAGGAAGTCATGCAGCGCCTTGGTCGAGGTCGCGCCGAGGAATTGCCGGTAGGAGTGCGTGACCTCGTGATAGGCCTGCCGCTTGGCATCTAGCAGGCCCTTCTTCTCGGCGGGCGAGAGCGGCGCCGGCATATAGTGCAGTTCGGGGGCGTCGATGCCCTGGAGCCGGATGGTGAGCTTGCCGTTCTTGATCGGCGCCGTGTTGGTTCGCCCTTTGACCTTGGCATTGTCGAAGACGTGGGTCGGCTGGAATGGCGATGAATCGTTTTTGCGGAAGCGGATCGCGTCGGGGGCGACGTCCACCACGACCTTCGTGGTGTCGGCATCGGACCGTCCCTCGGGCCAGAACTGGCTGACCTCGATCGTGCCTTCGACTTCCAGCAATCCAACCGGCATCGGCCGCTCCTCATGAGTTTTTGCGGCCGCAAGGCGACTCGCACGCAATGAGACGGAGCGGACCATCTTCGTACGACAGGCCCATGACGGAGGAGATGCGGGGACACGCAGCAGCAGTGCTGGCTTGGTGCGCTTGCAACCGACGCAGCAAAAAAAGCGCGAGCCGGCAAAGTGCCGGCCCGCGCCGTCTGGATCAAATGATGGCTCCGCGATCTAGCCCAGGCTCAGCCCTTCGCTGGCTTCAACGGACCGACTATCGTCAGCTCGACGAGCGTCGCGCGCCGGCTTGTACGGACAGACCATCGTCAGGTAGAGCAGCGTGGGCGTCTTGCTGTCTCCCTCGTATTCCCACTCCAGCCGGATCTCATGAGTGTTCGCGGCGGGGTCGGTCTCTTCGTGCGTCGTGATGTGGGTCTTCATCGGAATCGGCGGCTCCGAATTGAAGCATTTCCGGACGCTGGCGTCGAGCAGCGCGCATCGGGTCAGAGGAACGACGTCGGGTTCGTCCCTGGACAGCGGGGTGGTGTTGGGCTGGGCCGCGAGATCGACGCGCACCCGACCCTTCTCCTTGTGCCAATGCTTCGCGCTGCCCTGCGGCCACTTCGAGGCGGGCGTCAGTATCAGGTGGTACTGGCCGTATTCCAGGGTCGGCAGATCGATGTGAGGCGATGCCTTGAGCTTGGCCACGCTCTTTTTCATGTTCGCCAGAGGGTAGTAGTTGCTGTTCATCAAGTTCCTGAATGCAGCCGTGGTGTAAGGTCTCGAACCCATCGCCTTTTCCCTCAGTAAGTTGTTTTTTTTCGCAGCCCAGCGAAACTTGTCGCCTGGAACGAAAGCCTGGCGGCTTACAATCCGAAGCTTCCGCTCGCCCGGCGTTGGAATGATACGACCTGAGAGTGAGTTGTCCAGAACAACAACGGCCGTGCACTTGATTCTCGCGCCAGCGTGCTTGCTGACGCCGCATCTTCGCGGAAAAGCGACGCCGAGAGCGTTTCGTTGTGCAAGCTTGCGCTCTCACTTGTCGGCAGCGCTCGCTAAATTCAGTTGGCCTTACGTGTCGGCTGTACGCGGCTCCCAGCGGGTAAACGCAACTGTTGCATCGAGCGAGGCGAACCGGACCATCATCCTCTCCGCCTTGCGCGCCGCGATCGCGATCGCATCCGAAAGCGGCGCGAAGCCGCTGCTGCAAAAGGCCGAGGCGATGCGGAACGGCATGCTCGCAGAGGGCGATCAGGCGACCTGACCTGGGGTGCGCGACGTCCGGGGCTTTTGCCCGACGGGTCAAATAAATTTTGCAGGTGATACAAGGACTTGGCTACTGTGCATGGGGTTGTTTTCGCGCCCTTTCCGGCAGGCGGCCCGCGCGGTGTGATGACAAGTCCCTTGCGCAGGCGCCAAGGTCGGCTACCGTTGGCACGCTAGTCGCCGGGTTAGGTGACGATTTGATTGATCTATTTTAGCATCCGAATTCATCGGCGCCGCGACGGCGCGACGCCCACCGGACGAGGCGGGGGCCATGATCATACGGGACCAGGCAGCACTGTTGGCGCCGGTCGAGCGCGATTTGCGGCTCGATCTCTTCCGCGGCATCGGCCTGTGGATGATCTTCCTCGATCACATCCCGCACGACGTCGTGGCCTGGCTGACGCTGCGCAATTACGGCTTCAGCGATGCCGCCGAGTTCTTCGTCTTCATCTCCGGTTATCTGGTCGGCTGGATCTACGGGCCGATCGTCGCCGGCGGCTGGTTCCTCGCCGCGCTGAAGCGGCTGTGGCGCCGGGCGGCGGAAATGTATGTCGCCCACATCATGCTGTTCCTGCTGTTCACGGCGCAGATCGCCCGCACCGCGCGCCGCTTTGACAATCCGATGTACGAGCACGAGTTCAACGTCTTCAATTTCCTGGCGCATCCGGACGAGCTGATCGGGCAGGCGATCGTGCTGAAATACAAGCCGGTCAATCTCGACGTGCTGCCGCTCTACATCACGCTGGTGTTCGCCTCGCCCTTCATCGTCTGGTGCCTGGTGCGCCGGCCGAACCTGACGCTCGCGGCATCCGTGGTGCTCTACGTGGTGTCGCGCTGGTTCGACTGGAACGTCGCCTCCTATCCGCCCGGCACCACCTGGTATTTCAACCCGTTCTGCTGGCAGCTGATGTTCGTGTTCGCCGCCTGGTGCGGCATCGGCCAGATCGACAAGATCGGCCAATGGGTGTGGTCGAGGGCGGCGATGGCGCTGGCCGCGGCCTGGCTGGTTTTTGCGCTCCTGATCGTGATGACCTGGCACGTCCACGCGCTCGAGGTCATGATCCCGAAATGGATGATCAAGGCGATCTACCCGATCGACAAGACCGACCTCGACATGCTGCGCTTCACGCATTTCCTGGCGCTGGCGATCTGGGTGACGCATTTCGTCTCGCGCAAATGGAAGGCGCTGCATACGGTGTGGCTGCGTCCCGTCATCCTCTGCGGCCAGCACTCGCTGCCGATCTTCTGCCTAGGCGTCTTCCTGTCGTTCTCCGCGCACTGGATTTTGACGCAATACACCAAGGGCGTCTGGGAGCAGCTCGCGGTCTCGCTCCTCGGCATCGTCATCATGATCGGCGCCGCCTGGCTGCTCGATCGTGCCGAGCGGGTGCCGAACCTGTTCGTGAAAGTGACCGACGTCGATGAACCCGGGACCGCCGTCGAGCGCGCACCGGCCGCCAATGCGAGCCGCTGAGTGGAGAGGTCCATGTCCAGACGTCTGTCGATGATCGCCGGCATTCTCCTGCTCCTCGTCTGCAGCGCGTCCGCCGAGACGCCGTCGCCGGAGGCGATGGCTACAGCGCGCAAGCTGGTTGTCACGCTGAAGATCGCCGATCAATATCGTGCACTGCTGCCGCAGTTGCTGCTCAAGCAGCGGCCGGTGGTGGCGCAGGACAGGCCGGAGATCGAGCGCGACTATGACGCGATGACGGCGCCCGGCGCCGAGATCTACGCGCCGTTCTTCACGTCGATGGTCGATCAGATCGCCGCCGTCTACGCCACAAGCTTTACCCTGGACGAGCTGCGCCAGATCGAGGCGTTCTACGCCCAGCCGGCCGGACAGAAGCTCCTGGCGCAGGCGGATGGGCTGGCGCAGGCGACCGCGCAGATCGCCCAGGACGCCAGCCAGAAGGCAGCCGACCAACTGAAGCAGCGCCTGATCGAGGCGCTGCGCCAGAAGGGGCACAAGCTGTAGCGGCCGTCCTTAGTGGATCGCCGCATACATGATCTTCTCCTCCGTCGCCTCCAGCGCCGAAAACTCTTCCACGACCTTGCCTTGGCGTGAAACCAGGATGCGGTCGGAGAGCGCCATGATCTCGGGCAAATAGGATGAGATGACCACGACCGCCTTGCCTTCGTCGGCAAGCCGGTTGATCAGCTCGTGGATCTCGACGATGGCGCCGACGTCAACGCCGCGGGTCGGCTCGTCGAAGATGATCAGGTCGGGCTCCTGCACCAGCGATTTTGCGATCACGACCTTCTGTTGATTGCCGCCGGACAGCTCGACCACCTTGCCGTGGTCGCCGATGGCGCGAACCTTGAGCTTCTCGATCCAGGTCCTGCCGACTGCGTCAGTTTCCCGCCGCGACAGCATCATGCGGCCTCGTGGAAACTTCGACAGCAGGCCGAGATAAATGTTGCGCGCGATCGAGGACGTTTCGAAGAAGCCCTCGACCTTGCGGTCCTCCGTGACATAGGCGATGCCGGCCTTGACCGCCGGTGCCGGCACCCGGTAGCGCACCGGCTGGTCGTGCAGCAGGATCTCGCCGCCATGGAAGAAGTCGCGCTTGAGCACGCCGGCGACGATCTTGAAGGTTTCAGTGCGGCCCGCGCCGACGAGGCCGAACACGCCGGTGATCTGCCCCGCGAACACCGACAGCGAATTGTTCTTCACCATCGGCGCCATCTTCAAATTCTGCACCGTGAGCACGCGCGCGCCAGCCGGCCGCACGCTGTTCTTCCGCGCGCCATAGAGTGTGTTGGAGAGATCGCGTCCGACCATGGCCTGCACGATCGCGGCACGGTCGAACCTGGCGACATCGTCGGTCACCACATGTTTGCCGTCGCGCAGCACGGTGATGCGGTCGGCGAGCAGCAGGGCCTCCTCCAGGGCGTGCGAGATGAAGACGATCGAGACGCCGCGCTTCTTGAGGTCGCGGACGAGGTCGAAGAAGTACTTCTTCTCTTCCGGCGTCAGCGATGCCGTCGGCTCGTCGAAGATGATGACCTTGGCGCGGTGCAGGACCGCGCGCGCGATCTCGACCATCTGCTTCTTGGCCGCGCCAAGGCCGCTGACGGTGGCGGTCGGCGTGACGTCGAAATTGAGCGATTGCAAAAACTGCTGCGCGGCGATGTAGATGCCGCGCAGGCGGTTATAGAACTTCTCCTGCCCGAGAAACAGGTTTTGCGCGACCGTCATGGTCGGCACCAGGCTGTTCTCCTGGAACACCATGGCGATACCGAGATTGCGTGCCTCCAGCGGCGTCTTCGGTGCGACATCGGCGCCATCGACCGTCATGGTCCCCGACGTCAGCATCACCACGCCCGCCATCACCTTGGTGAGGGTTGACTTGCCGGCGCCGTTCTCGCCGACCAATGCGTGGATCTCCCCGCGGCGGAGGTCGAAGTCGACCCCGTCGATGGCGGGCACGCCGGCATAGAGCTTTGTCGCCTTGCGCAGCGAGAGTGCGATGTCGCTCATGGGCGAAACTCCTCGGCAAGGCCGGCAAGGGGCAATCGCAGGACACGGCCCGGTCCCTTGGCGATCAGAACAAGATCATCGC
This portion of the Bradyrhizobium diazoefficiens genome encodes:
- a CDS encoding thermonuclease family protein; its protein translation is MPVGLLEVEGTIEVSQFWPEGRSDADTTKVVVDVAPDAIRFRKNDSSPFQPTHVFDNAKVKGRTNTAPIKNGKLTIRLQGIDAPELHYMPAPLSPAEKKGLLDAKRQAYHEVTHSYRQFLGATSTKALHDFLASTGEATLACRVFTHVDAPNEVFDTYGRMVGDIEVTVANKTVDINRWLVEQGFAYPTFYSSMNDDEIKAFLALTKTARTKKLPVWKHLAKTIPAFDFDLREPKKNETDVLATDKGPVILPKLFRRYTNWSARKKAKITSQNFQKFLGEGSGGKPDTCYEIDDFLTNGVHSATPRNFAEFVEGGKTIKFQPDGLVFGEAPSTLVGADGKVITGF
- a CDS encoding OpgC domain-containing protein — its product is MIIRDQAALLAPVERDLRLDLFRGIGLWMIFLDHIPHDVVAWLTLRNYGFSDAAEFFVFISGYLVGWIYGPIVAGGWFLAALKRLWRRAAEMYVAHIMLFLLFTAQIARTARRFDNPMYEHEFNVFNFLAHPDELIGQAIVLKYKPVNLDVLPLYITLVFASPFIVWCLVRRPNLTLAASVVLYVVSRWFDWNVASYPPGTTWYFNPFCWQLMFVFAAWCGIGQIDKIGQWVWSRAAMALAAAWLVFALLIVMTWHVHALEVMIPKWMIKAIYPIDKTDLDMLRFTHFLALAIWVTHFVSRKWKALHTVWLRPVILCGQHSLPIFCLGVFLSFSAHWILTQYTKGVWEQLAVSLLGIVIMIGAAWLLDRAERVPNLFVKVTDVDEPGTAVERAPAANASR
- a CDS encoding DUF2059 domain-containing protein translates to MSRRLSMIAGILLLLVCSASAETPSPEAMATARKLVVTLKIADQYRALLPQLLLKQRPVVAQDRPEIERDYDAMTAPGAEIYAPFFTSMVDQIAAVYATSFTLDELRQIEAFYAQPAGQKLLAQADGLAQATAQIAQDASQKAADQLKQRLIEALRQKGHKL
- a CDS encoding sugar ABC transporter ATP-binding protein; protein product: MSDIALSLRKATKLYAGVPAIDGVDFDLRRGEIHALVGENGAGKSTLTKVMAGVVMLTSGTMTVDGADVAPKTPLEARNLGIAMVFQENSLVPTMTVAQNLFLGQEKFYNRLRGIYIAAQQFLQSLNFDVTPTATVSGLGAAKKQMVEIARAVLHRAKVIIFDEPTASLTPEEKKYFFDLVRDLKKRGVSIVFISHALEEALLLADRITVLRDGKHVVTDDVARFDRAAIVQAMVGRDLSNTLYGARKNSVRPAGARVLTVQNLKMAPMVKNNSLSVFAGQITGVFGLVGAGRTETFKIVAGVLKRDFFHGGEILLHDQPVRYRVPAPAVKAGIAYVTEDRKVEGFFETSSIARNIYLGLLSKFPRGRMMLSRRETDAVGRTWIEKLKVRAIGDHGKVVELSGGNQQKVVIAKSLVQEPDLIIFDEPTRGVDVGAIVEIHELINRLADEGKAVVVISSYLPEIMALSDRILVSRQGKVVEEFSALEATEEKIMYAAIH